Proteins encoded together in one Thermomonospora curvata DSM 43183 window:
- the ahcY gene encoding adenosylhomocysteinase, whose protein sequence is MDFKVADLSLAEFGRKEIRLAEHEMPGLMAVRREYAAAKPLRGAKIMGSLHMTVQTAVLIETLVELGADVRWVSCNIFSTQDHAAAAVVVGPNGTPDNPQGVPVFAWKGETLEEYWWCTEQALSWPDGSPPNMLLDDGGDATLMVHKGAEYEEAGAVPTPSEDDSEEWKVFLNTLRRTIAERPGRWAETVKAIKGVTEETTTGVHRLYEMAKNNTLRFPAINVNDSVTKSKFDNKYGCRHSVIDGLNRATDVLIGGKVAVVCGYGDVGKGCAEALRGQGARVIVTEIDPICALQAAMDGYQVTTLEDVVETADIFITATGNRDVIRADHMERMKHQAIVANIGHFDNEIDMAGLARIPGVEKVEIKPQVHEWRFPDGHSIIVLAEGRLMNLGCATGHPSFVMSNSFTNQVIAQIELFTKTDQYPVGVYTLPKHLDEKVARLHLDALGVKLTKLTKEQAEYIGVDVEGPYKPDHYRY, encoded by the coding sequence ATGGACTTCAAGGTCGCCGACCTCTCGCTGGCCGAGTTCGGCCGCAAGGAGATCCGGCTCGCCGAGCACGAGATGCCCGGCCTGATGGCGGTACGGCGCGAATACGCCGCGGCCAAACCGCTGCGCGGCGCCAAGATCATGGGCTCGCTGCACATGACCGTGCAGACCGCCGTGCTGATCGAGACGCTGGTCGAGCTCGGCGCCGACGTCCGCTGGGTGAGCTGCAACATCTTCTCCACCCAGGACCACGCCGCCGCCGCGGTCGTGGTGGGCCCCAACGGCACCCCCGACAACCCGCAGGGCGTCCCGGTCTTCGCCTGGAAGGGCGAGACCCTGGAGGAGTACTGGTGGTGCACCGAGCAGGCGCTGTCGTGGCCCGACGGCAGCCCGCCGAACATGCTGCTCGACGACGGCGGCGACGCCACGCTGATGGTCCACAAGGGCGCCGAGTACGAAGAGGCCGGCGCGGTGCCGACCCCCTCCGAGGACGACTCCGAGGAGTGGAAGGTCTTCCTGAACACCCTGCGCCGCACCATCGCCGAGCGTCCGGGCCGCTGGGCCGAGACCGTCAAGGCCATCAAGGGCGTCACCGAGGAGACCACCACCGGCGTCCACCGGCTGTATGAGATGGCCAAGAACAACACGCTGCGCTTCCCGGCCATCAACGTCAACGACTCGGTCACCAAGTCCAAGTTCGACAACAAGTACGGCTGCCGCCACTCGGTCATCGACGGCCTCAACCGCGCCACCGACGTGCTGATCGGCGGCAAGGTCGCGGTGGTGTGCGGCTACGGCGACGTCGGCAAGGGCTGCGCCGAGGCGCTGCGCGGTCAGGGCGCCCGGGTCATCGTCACCGAGATCGACCCGATCTGCGCGCTGCAGGCCGCCATGGACGGCTACCAGGTCACCACCCTGGAGGACGTCGTCGAGACCGCCGACATCTTCATCACCGCCACCGGCAACCGCGACGTCATCCGCGCCGACCACATGGAGCGGATGAAGCACCAGGCGATCGTGGCCAACATCGGGCACTTCGACAACGAGATCGACATGGCCGGCCTGGCCCGCATCCCCGGCGTCGAGAAGGTCGAGATCAAGCCGCAGGTGCACGAGTGGCGCTTCCCCGACGGCCACTCCATCATCGTGCTGGCCGAGGGCCGGCTGATGAACCTGGGCTGCGCCACCGGCCACCCCTCGTTCGTGATGTCGAACTCCTTCACCAACCAGGTGATCGCGCAGATCGAGCTGTTCACCAAGACCGACCAGTACCCGGTCGGCGTCTACACCCTGCCCAAGCACCTGGACGAGAAGGTCGCCCGCCTGCACCTGGACGCCCTGGGCGTCAAGCTCACCAAGCTGACCAAGGAGCAGGCCGAGTACATCGGCGTGGACGTGGAGGGCCCCTACAAGCCCGACCACTACCGCTACTGA
- a CDS encoding MerR family DNA-binding transcriptional regulator: MRITEAARRLGTSPRMLRYREALGLLPPTRESGGHRRFGEAELQAVALALALERRYDISPAELAFGLRVLAEPEVQARVRELGERIGRLSARPTRALDFEKEKALRLLRRT, from the coding sequence ATGCGTATCACAGAGGCCGCCCGGCGGCTGGGCACCTCGCCCCGGATGCTCCGCTACCGCGAAGCCCTGGGCCTGCTTCCCCCCACCCGGGAATCGGGGGGCCATCGGCGGTTCGGGGAGGCTGAGCTGCAGGCCGTGGCGCTCGCGCTCGCCCTGGAGCGGCGCTATGACATCAGCCCGGCCGAGCTGGCCTTCGGCCTGCGGGTGCTGGCCGAGCCGGAGGTGCAGGCCCGGGTGCGCGAACTCGGCGAGCGCATCGGCCGGCTGTCGGCGCGGCCCACCCGCGCCCTGGACTTCGAAAAGGAAAAGGCCCTGCGCCTGCTGCGCCGCACCTGA
- a CDS encoding calcium/sodium antiporter: MLILSGLAALVVGAELLVRASARLARRLGVAPMIIGLTIVAIGTSAPELAIGIDAALIGAGDIVVGNIAGTNVVNLMLILGFSALLRPLPLHGRTLRLDLPMMSLTAVVLLALVADRRLSRLDGALLVAIAVGYTVVIVRSSRRESADVRLEYEEETPPPAHGRSAALIAAECCVLLAGIVVIVTGADWLVNGAVDFARRFGVSEAVIGLTIVAVGTSAPEFATMVVATIRDHRDVAVGNLIGSSVYNIALILGVTALVPSDGVELAAQLVRIDLPLMVAAVLVCVPAFVSGRELTRLEGGSFVLAYLVYLGYLLFVRT; this comes from the coding sequence GTGCTGATCCTGTCCGGGCTCGCCGCCCTGGTGGTGGGGGCCGAGCTGCTGGTGCGCGCCAGCGCGCGGCTGGCCAGGCGGCTGGGCGTGGCACCGATGATCATCGGTTTGACGATCGTGGCGATCGGCACCAGCGCGCCCGAGCTGGCCATCGGCATCGACGCGGCCCTGATCGGCGCCGGGGACATCGTGGTGGGCAACATCGCCGGGACCAACGTCGTCAACCTCATGCTCATCCTCGGCTTCAGCGCCCTGCTGCGGCCGCTGCCGCTGCACGGCCGGACGCTCCGGCTGGACCTGCCGATGATGAGCCTCACCGCGGTGGTGCTGCTGGCGCTGGTCGCCGACCGCAGGCTCTCCCGCCTCGACGGCGCGCTGCTGGTGGCGATCGCCGTCGGCTACACCGTCGTCATCGTCCGCTCCAGCCGGCGCGAGAGCGCGGACGTCCGGCTGGAGTACGAGGAGGAGACGCCGCCGCCCGCCCACGGGCGCTCGGCCGCCCTGATCGCCGCCGAGTGCTGCGTGCTGCTGGCCGGCATCGTCGTCATCGTCACCGGCGCCGACTGGCTGGTGAACGGCGCGGTGGACTTCGCCCGGCGGTTCGGGGTCTCCGAGGCCGTCATCGGGCTGACCATCGTGGCCGTCGGCACCTCGGCACCGGAGTTCGCCACCATGGTCGTCGCCACGATCCGCGACCACCGGGACGTGGCCGTGGGCAACCTGATCGGCTCCAGCGTCTACAACATCGCCCTCATCCTCGGGGTGACGGCGCTGGTGCCCTCCGATGGCGTGGAGCTGGCGGCGCAGCTGGTCCGCATCGACCTGCCCCTCATGGTCGCCGCGGTCCTGGTCTGCGTGCCCGCGTTCGTCAGCGGCCGCGAACTGACGCGGCTGGAGGGAGGCTCATTCGTCCTGGCCTACCTCGTCTATCTCGGCTATCTCCTCTTCGTGCGCACCTGA
- a CDS encoding universal stress protein, giving the protein MSASPVVVGYHGKKYARDALAWAAREADHRGVPLTVLFAANWPGMTLPSGTEPLAFEPGALEAAEEVTAQGVTEALAVCPRLEVGGMTVVTSPTRALIEASAHAELVVVGSRGRGPVVETLLGSISFSVAARAECPVVVVEQGMGEWTAGPGRPVVAGVDGSPAALQAVAFAADYASGRRARLELICCTGEMLAPGVDPEQVRAGADAALRRARTTARSGRRGLQVLTRRVDGAPEPVLIEASAEAGLMVVGSRGRGAFHGMLAGSVAHAVVHRARCPVAVVGGSGGR; this is encoded by the coding sequence ATGAGCGCATCGCCGGTCGTGGTCGGTTACCACGGGAAGAAGTACGCCCGGGACGCGCTGGCCTGGGCGGCGCGCGAGGCGGACCACCGGGGCGTTCCGCTGACGGTGCTGTTCGCCGCGAACTGGCCCGGGATGACGCTGCCGTCCGGCACCGAGCCGCTGGCCTTTGAGCCCGGTGCGCTGGAGGCGGCCGAGGAGGTGACGGCACAGGGCGTCACCGAGGCCCTGGCCGTCTGCCCGCGCCTTGAGGTCGGCGGCATGACGGTGGTGACCAGCCCCACCCGGGCGCTGATCGAGGCCTCGGCGCACGCCGAACTGGTCGTGGTCGGCTCCCGGGGCCGCGGGCCGGTCGTGGAGACCCTGCTGGGGTCCATCTCCTTTTCCGTGGCGGCCCGGGCCGAGTGCCCCGTGGTCGTGGTGGAGCAGGGCATGGGCGAGTGGACCGCCGGGCCCGGCCGTCCCGTGGTGGCCGGGGTGGACGGCTCCCCGGCCGCCCTGCAAGCGGTCGCCTTCGCCGCCGACTATGCGAGCGGCCGGCGGGCCCGGCTGGAGCTGATCTGCTGCACCGGGGAGATGCTGGCGCCGGGCGTCGATCCGGAGCAGGTCCGGGCCGGGGCCGACGCGGCGTTGCGCCGGGCGCGCACGACGGCCCGGTCCGGCCGCCGCGGGCTCCAAGTCCTCACCCGCAGGGTCGACGGCGCGCCGGAACCGGTCCTGATCGAGGCGTCGGCCGAGGCCGGCCTGATGGTCGTGGGCTCGCGCGGCCGCGGCGCCTTCCACGGGATGCTCGCCGGATCGGTCGCCCATGCGGTGGTGCACCGCGCCCGCTGCCCCGTGGCGGTCGTCGGCGGCTCCGGCGGCCGATGA
- a CDS encoding cation diffusion facilitator family transporter, with protein MSAEGGTKAIIAALAANLGIAASKFVAFVFTGSSSMLAESIHSVADSGNQGLLLLGRKRSERARTPQHPFGYGRERYFYAFVVAVVLFTVGAAFSLYEGIHKITDPHEVESPAWAFGVLIVAILMESFSFRTAIQESNHLRGDKSWVQFVRHAKAPELPVVLLEDLGALVGLILALFGVTMAVITGNGVWDGVGTVAIGLLLAAIAIILAVETKSLLIGEGAGPEVEQQIVAALESVEEVARVIHIRTQYVGPEELLIAAKIAVHHDETAAEIARGINAAEEKVRSQFPHARLIYLEPDLYQASPEETVSETAAS; from the coding sequence ATGAGTGCTGAAGGCGGAACAAAGGCGATCATCGCCGCATTGGCCGCCAACCTCGGGATCGCCGCCTCGAAGTTCGTGGCGTTCGTGTTCACCGGCTCGTCGTCGATGCTGGCCGAGTCCATTCACTCGGTGGCGGACTCGGGCAACCAGGGCCTGCTGCTGCTGGGCCGCAAGCGTTCCGAACGGGCCCGCACTCCCCAGCACCCCTTCGGATATGGACGGGAGCGCTACTTCTACGCCTTTGTCGTAGCGGTGGTGCTGTTCACGGTGGGTGCGGCGTTCTCCCTTTACGAGGGCATCCACAAGATCACCGATCCGCACGAAGTGGAATCCCCGGCCTGGGCCTTCGGCGTGCTGATCGTGGCGATCTTGATGGAGTCCTTCTCCTTCCGCACCGCCATTCAGGAGTCCAACCACCTGCGCGGCGACAAGTCCTGGGTGCAGTTCGTCCGGCACGCCAAGGCCCCCGAACTGCCGGTGGTGCTGCTGGAGGACCTCGGCGCGCTGGTCGGCCTGATCCTGGCGCTGTTCGGCGTCACCATGGCCGTCATCACCGGCAACGGCGTCTGGGACGGCGTCGGCACCGTCGCCATCGGACTGCTGCTGGCCGCCATCGCGATCATCCTGGCCGTCGAGACCAAGAGCCTGCTGATCGGCGAGGGCGCCGGCCCGGAGGTCGAGCAGCAGATCGTGGCCGCCCTGGAGTCGGTGGAGGAGGTCGCCCGGGTCATCCACATCCGCACCCAGTACGTCGGCCCCGAGGAACTGCTGATCGCCGCCAAGATCGCCGTCCACCACGACGAGACCGCCGCCGAGATCGCCCGGGGCATCAACGCCGCCGAGGAGAAGGTGCGCTCCCAGTTCCCCCACGCGCGGCTGATCTACCTGGAGCCGGACCTCTACCAGGCCTCCCCGGAGGAGACCGTCTCGGAGACGGCGGCCTCCTGA
- a CDS encoding bifunctional phosphoglucose/phosphomannose isomerase produces MSVIVDSGRLDDPQALAAADPGDMLRQVASSAAQVRQARYLAGEAGLERLAEDGRPRAVVVAGMGGSGISGDVLAAVCGVGCPVPIVTVRGYRLPGWVGAADLVIAVSCSGTTEETLLVAAEAMRRGCRMLMVGGEDSPLAELAARARAPFVPVRSAGQPRSTLWGLSIPLVLAARELGLTRVSDEVLEATARRLEEVAYRCRPTSESFVNPAKQIALDLAGELPMVWGSSELAATVAYRMCCQLNENAKYPAVFGGLPEANHNQVVAFDGFFAGGTAGDIDDFFRDRAEEAERTRLHLVMLRDADEHPQVVKRREISAELARERGIAVTEITAEGVHPLERIASLIAMSDYVTVYLAIALGVDPTPVSAIQELKARIA; encoded by the coding sequence GTGAGCGTGATCGTTGACTCCGGGCGGCTGGATGATCCGCAGGCGCTGGCCGCCGCGGATCCCGGTGACATGCTGCGGCAGGTGGCCTCGTCGGCGGCGCAGGTCCGGCAGGCCCGGTACCTGGCCGGGGAGGCGGGGCTGGAGCGGCTGGCCGAGGACGGACGGCCGCGGGCCGTGGTGGTCGCCGGCATGGGCGGCTCGGGAATCTCCGGGGACGTGCTGGCCGCGGTCTGCGGCGTCGGCTGCCCCGTCCCGATCGTCACCGTGCGCGGCTACCGGCTGCCGGGCTGGGTGGGCGCGGCCGACCTGGTGATCGCGGTGTCGTGCTCCGGCACCACCGAGGAGACCCTGCTGGTGGCGGCCGAGGCCATGCGGCGGGGCTGCCGGATGCTGATGGTGGGCGGGGAGGACTCCCCGCTGGCCGAGCTGGCGGCGCGGGCCCGGGCGCCGTTCGTGCCGGTGCGCTCGGCCGGGCAGCCGCGCTCCACGCTGTGGGGGCTGTCGATCCCGCTGGTGCTGGCCGCCCGCGAGCTGGGGCTCACCCGCGTCTCCGACGAGGTGCTGGAGGCCACCGCCCGGCGCCTGGAGGAGGTGGCCTACCGCTGCCGCCCCACCAGCGAGTCGTTCGTCAACCCCGCCAAGCAGATCGCCCTGGACCTGGCCGGTGAGCTGCCGATGGTGTGGGGCTCGTCGGAATTGGCCGCCACCGTCGCCTACCGCATGTGCTGCCAGCTCAACGAGAACGCCAAATACCCGGCGGTGTTCGGCGGGCTGCCGGAGGCCAACCACAACCAGGTGGTGGCCTTCGACGGGTTCTTCGCCGGCGGGACGGCCGGTGACATCGACGACTTCTTCCGCGACCGGGCCGAAGAGGCCGAAAGGACGCGGCTGCACCTGGTGATGCTGCGCGATGCCGACGAGCACCCCCAGGTGGTCAAGCGGCGGGAGATCTCGGCGGAGCTGGCCCGCGAGCGCGGCATCGCGGTGACCGAGATCACGGCCGAGGGAGTGCATCCCCTGGAGAGAATCGCCAGTCTCATCGCTATGAGCGACTACGTCACGGTTTACTTGGCTATCGCACTGGGCGTCGACCCCACGCCCGTGTCTGCCATCCAAGAGCTCAAAGCGAGGATTGCGTAA